A window of Glycine soja cultivar W05 chromosome 13, ASM419377v2, whole genome shotgun sequence genomic DNA:
GGAGTGCAAATATTGTTTTACAATGAAATCATGGTAATGTTATGTATGACCTATAACAGAACCGTGATTATATGAAAATGACATTCTGGGAATAAGAAAAGGGGATCAATCTCTTGGCATGGATCAACAGCAATTAGAGTGAGACTAATAGCAATTCCCTTAagcatattttctttttggtatATATCGTGTCTTTCCCCTCCACTACAAAAGTGAAACATCCAAGGGAGCATTCTTAGGATCCTTTACGTGtatataaggtaaaaaaaagaaaaattaaaactaaaaagtactaatcaagaaaaatagatttttgagttgatatatttaatttttttctagtagtaaattatatatttaattttacatataaaattaataataaatatttttgttaaacttattatttattaaaagttatatatttaaataatagtataaaaaaaatttactcccTTTACTACGCTTTCGGATCGTCCCTATACCCCTGTCCAGAGTTACATAACTACACTTTAACATGTAAATACAAATAACTTATTCAATTTTAAACACATGTAACATAAACTCTTCGATTTAAATCGAATCTTCATTAAGCTATTTACTCAAATGGACTCAATTAAgaagttaaaatttaatttatttaccctaacattaacttttattattattattcgttGCATTATTAGTGAAGCATGGTGGGTATTCCGCCATGTATTGGACACACCACCACCACACGTAACACggtccaaacaaaaaaaatcaaatgttttCCACTTCAACCAACAGCCAACCACGTGTCCCAGATGTGATCCACTGCTTCCCCCGAGAAATATCTGCTCCCCCATTCTAAAAGCgccacattcactttcttcgcCACGTCATGGCTTACTCGCCACATCCTGCCACGCGTCTCGATCATAGGCCACTGCTCTAATTCCACCGTCCGATCTCAccgttctttttttttaaacacaaaaaattGTGGACAGCGAATTTTTTGGGTATCTCGCGttttacaaaacaaaaccaCCACCTCAACGCGTGCGTGCGTTCTCATAGATTTTCGCTTTGGTCGAAAAATCTGGCTCGGACATTGCAGTTTAAGGTAAGAGTAATGCTGCCTCCTACTTcgcttcatttgtttttttgaaacATTGTATCTTTGTGTTCATTGGTATTTATAGTAGAACTGAACCAGCCTTTCATTTtggttacaaattttaattatttgattgattACATGTATTCTCAAACCAAAATTTTTTTAAGGGACTTAGTTCAGTTGATTGAATAAGATTACTTGAGTTATTGTAAGTTTTCTGAAATGGTCTTTGATtttcactaataaaaaaatccaaaaaaattattcacatcagtcagaataatttatttaataggaGAACTTGTGTTGGATTCTCACCTTGTGAAAATATCCTTGGGCCAACCACAGCCACAATCCGCGAGTGTGATTAGTCTCTGATCTAGTGGATTGGGGGCATCCGTGGTCTCTAACCCAAGATAAAAGTAAAACCAAGAAAATTGTTCATCAATGAGTCGTTACTCGTTAGTCTAAGTGACATTAGGCACAGATCGTTCAAGCAAGGTCTTGGATTCAAGAGTtgtgaatgaaaagaaaaacgtAATTGTGAGTTTTATAGTTTGTTGATTGGAGATATGAGATTGACTTGATGATTGGGAAGGGGGGCTTAAGGGTGAAAGGAGAAGGGGGAAGAGAGAGGTCGCGGGTTGGAATACCTCCCACTAACTAACatttctaacaaaactaacaaactaatatttgctgattgaattttttttttgttgatttgttATGAAGTTATTGCTGTTATTTTGAAGTGCCGGTGTATCAATTGAAACCATCTTACTGGCATAAAATTGGTATCGGACTAATCGGtgtctaaaaaataataaatatcttgGCTTTTCACTGTAATATTATTTTGGGTAGTAATGTTGATATTGGTATTGATATTGATGCTACAATGATGGTTAATCAATACTTTATGCACTTTTGTTACTAGCACATGTGATTGATATTGAATTGCTCTGCTGTTGGATCTCTGCACTggaaatttgtttcattttatatgTTCTAAACACGGCTTAGGAAACCTGGCATGGGAGTTATTACTGTTTCTACCTCAGCTGCTAGGACTCCATTAAGATTGAATACAAGGTTGATCAGTCATCAGCAGGTGCATAAACGACCCATAATTTTAGCTTTTAAAGGAAATAAATCGAATAAAACCACTTTGGTTTCACCTCAGGAGAAAATTCCTCTACCCCTAGAAACAGCGAAGAAACACCAGAAAAGAGTAGGAAAGACTAGTGAGTCACTGAAGAGAGTGAGAGCCGTCTCTACTGTTGAAACCTCTCCATGCACCTTGGATGTGGACTACAATGAAGCTGCAGCCAaacttgaaaatatatataaactcagCCCTGTATCTGATACCTGTAATGTGGAAGATATAGATAGTAAAATCGAGAGAGTCTTGCGGAGGAGGAAGAAGGTTAGTGAGGAACGTGATGATGGAAATTGTGATAATGTGGTTAGAAACCAGAATAAGAAGGCCAAACGATTGAGTCTTGATAAGAGGATTGCATTGAAAAATAATGCAAAGGAGGAGGTGATTGATCAAACTCAGAAGAAAAGGAATGTTAAGAATAGAGTACAAAATATTGATGTGCTTATCAGGGATTATTCAGCATCAACTGATTTAGTTAGCATGGACtggaagaaaatgaagattCCGCCAGTTCTTCCTTCTTCAGAACATGCATGGTTGTTCAAGTTGATGCAGCCAATgaaggtgattttttttaatgcacactgtcttttatgatttttcttttcttgaaataGATGTATATCTCCTTCAATTGCTGAATGTCAATGAACTAGTCAACCTAAAAGCTTAAGCTGGCAGATGATGGTTTTGAACTGATTTTGTATTGGGTACACTTAATGTCAAAGTCAATTTGGGTTTGGAGGATGCATAAAGCAGAGGTTGTTCTTAACTGTATGGAAATTTAATCATGAGAATGAGTTGTCCCGGATCTGCTTCTTGAGCATATGGTCATGAAAGCTTTTGTTGTCAAggaatcttttaaatttaacagCTTAAGATGCTGAGTGAAAATCTATGAATTTCGGATATTAAGCGATAATTATTGTTCAGGCACTCCTACAAGCAAAAGAAGATTTAAAGGAAGTGGATAAAGAAATTACAGGTGGTGAACTAGCTGATGCAACAAACATGAGTATTATTCAAGTAAGGAAAGCTATAGAGGTTGGTCGAGCTGCGAGAAACAAACTCATAAAGGTATCATGGAATGTTCAACTCTTATTTTAGATTTGCTTATAAGAAGCCTTCGAAGATCAGTGATATGTTACATCTCCATTCCTTTTACTACTCTTTCTCTGTCTCTTTGGATATGAATGGATTAATTGTTGCTGTGTTTGTTGCTATTCTTTGGAATGAGTAATAGTTATACTGAGATTAAGAAATCATGGTGATATCGTTTGCAGCACAATCTCCGGCTTGTATTGTTCgtgatcaacaaatattttCAAGATTTTGCAAGTGGCCCGAGGTTTCAAGATCTTTGTCAGGCAGGAGTTAAGGGACTTATCACAGCAATTGATCGTTTTGAGCCAAAAAGAAGACTTCAGCTATCTACATACAGTTTATTTTGGATAAGACATTCTATCGTTCGTTCCATAACCCTCTCAAGCTTCACACGTGTTCCTTTTGGACTTGAAAGGGTATGCATTTTTCTTATCAGTGCATGGCAATTAATTTTGGGTTTAAGTATCAAATGGATGAAtagattttatttctaattttagattttagatAAGCAGCATTCTTTATTACATTTGGCCAGAATCATATGGCaatttaaagaaattgaaattactAATTGGCCTGTTTGTTGTGGTTGAAAGTGAAAGAAGGAAAGATCCAATATTGTTTTCCTTAGGTACTAGATTTTGAAGgctttactttttaatttttttaattttataaataaaatacaatataaaaagAATCTGATTGTTGCTGGTTTGACGACATCTAATTTTTCCAAAGATATTCAAAGAAGATATGTAGGTTAGGAAATTATTTGTAGACTTAGTTATATTATTTGACTTTGCTCAGGTAGAAGCTTTTTATAACATCTCATATTCATTTGGTACAGGTTAGAGTAGATATCCAAAGAACAAAACTTAAGTTAACATTTGAGCTCCAGAGGTCACCAACGGAAGAAGAGTTAGTAGAAAGAATTGGGATCTCACTTGAAAGATATCATGAAGTAATGAAGGCATCAAAACCCATTTTATCCCTTCATTCAAGACATATAACCACGCAAGAGGAGTATATTAATGGGATTACTGATGTTGATGGTGTTAATGGTGATAATAGGAGGCAACTTGCTGTTCTAAGACTTGCTCTTGATGATGTGGTAATTACTCAACTCCTTGATATTCTCTCTTTTTGATGATAAGTGAAATTTGATTAACATGCTAGAAGTTAGTGAAACTTAGATAAATGTCAAAGTTTTTTGCTGCTTGCTTTACCTTTAAATAAGTATGATGATCACATTCTTGCCAACCAAAAATCTTTTTTCCATTGTCCTTTTTGGTGTCCATCCTTGATGGTGTAATTTTTGCATGAGTGCAGTGCATATGGAAAGCATAACTACTCAACAGCttaatatataagtattaataaaaaagacaaCAAGACCTTGCTAAAATTACTCTAGTAAATTAAGGGACTAGAGGTAAGgacaataaaaaaagacaacaaagaccgtgtttttagtcccttaacttttttttcgtCTTTACTTAAAAGTTaggatgaaaaaaaagttaaaggattagaaacagataaaaaaattcagGGACTAAACAAACATTCTAAAAAGTTAAGAGACTAAAAAGATAGAAAAccctatattttcttttctctcttgctgAGTTTTTGGACATTATAACAACTAGTTTTAAACCCTCTACTTACAAATTTGAAACTTTAGATGTTATAAAGATTATGACAGAATTTCTAAAAGCTTAAAACGTGTGTAAACTTTATTTCATCTTCCACAGTCCTAGAATCAACAATATGGTGTTTAAAATTGACTGTTCTTAATATTCAATGCTGTAGAGGAAGAAAAAATGGGGCTCATAATAGTTGTTTACCCCATAGGTTGTTTACATTACAACCGACAAGGCATATCCATTAAGGTATATACATATTATGTTGTTCACCACCATTAAGGTAAACAACTACATTACATATTAAGTTGTTCACCTCCATTAAGGTAAACAACTACATTACATATTAAGTTGTTCACCACCATTACTTTGGTGAACAATTACATTTAAGTGCTTTTCAAGAAAAAGAAGTGTAATCCATTCAAATTATTTCAATGTTATCCAAAGTTTGAATAATTACATTTATAAGCACTGTGCCCATGCAACAATTGTCTTCGTTGGTGAACCATGGCTAAGAGACATCTCATGTCCAGATGTCTTTTCCCATACATAAACAAGCGCTTGCCTAATTCACTGGCAGATCATTTATTTATGATTCAGTTAATCAGTGGAAAATGAAATTCTGTAGATCAATTTATAGAATGATATTACTTTTCAGCTTGTCATTACAGAAGGTTTTTCTCATCTTATGTTGGGTCTACCAGTTAGTGATATTTCTAAAATCATAACATAATTCTATCTCCGTTCATATATTTAAGAAACcaatggaaacatatttttgttcCTAAATATAGGAAACATTGATTGCTAATTTCATTCTATACTCTTATTTATTAGAAAGACTATTAATAAGATAATTCATACTCATTGGTGGACAAAGTTATCCATTGAAAAATGAGTAGtgtcattaaaacaaaaaaaaaaatcaccacttttttttttggaagaaacAAACTTATATAATATCATTTCTCAACAAGTGGGAAATACAAGCAGGAAAATAGTTAAACACTTTGTTTCTAGCATAACGTCTTGCTTTCCTTGCTAACTTATTGGCCACAAGATTAGCTTGTCTCCAACAAAAACTCACTATGGACTTTGGAGAACTAGATAATTTTGTTCTACAATTTCTGAGTATGACATTGAGGTCAGAAGAACCAGGTTTGTTGCTTAAGAGATGATCCACTATGGACTTACAGTCTGTTTCAAAATTAACATTTTGGTATCCAAGGTCAGTTGCCCAAGATATAGCTTGATAGAGTGCTAATGATTCAGCTTTTCATGGACGAACAAGACCATGGATAACAGAAGATTTTGCCGAAAGGAGCTGGCCATTGCTATCTTGAATGGACATGGCCAGCAGAAAAAGAAGTGCTGCTGGAGAAAAGAGTGGCACTGACATTGCATTTTGCAAAACCGGAAGGAGGAGACCACTAATTATCCGGAAAAAATTGAGCATTCACCAGAGTTTTAACTCTGGAAGTTTGGATAGCATTCCATTCGTGCATATTGATGGGCTCAAGAAATGGATAGCGGCAGTGGTTGTTCCATGTTGCTGCCAAATTTTGTCGTTGCGGTAGTTCCAAATACATACCTGAGTTGTTGAAGTTCTGACAACCACCACTTAAAACCATTTAATTCAACATATATTATTggattaaactttaaatttatgatattattaattaaagttaacCAACTTAACTAATTTATTGGTCTTAATGAATTAggtatttgtttcttatatataggaactatagtaattttaattttttttaaaaaaaattcttgaattTTTTCTAGCTTGATTCCCTGAAGCCAAAGGAGAGCCTAGTGATCAGGCAGAGATATGGACTTGATGGCAAGGGTGACAGAACATTGGGAGAAATTGCTGGGAACTTGAATATTTCTAGGGAAATTGTCCGGAAGCATGAAGTCAAAGCTCTCATGAAGCTTAAGCATCCAGCTCGGTTGGATTATCTTCGTCGTTATGTTgtataaattaacaaatatatatatatgcttccaTTGGTGTCATTTTAGTCCCACGTACGCTACCTATAGCCATGCCCTTGATAATTCTCATAACAATTATTTAagtatacaaaattataatcatttgtCATGTAATTTGTATATGAAGGAGTTATTGCTCATAAGAAATAACAACCCAATACATGTTACATGTAATGTGTTGTGTTCATGAATTACATTCCAAATTATATAATAGTTGCTAGAGTTCATGTCTTTGCATTGTGAATTAAGTTGTTTAGATCATTTTTTTCCATAAACACTTAAGAGGGTAATAAGATCGTAAAATGTaggcttaattattaatttggttttaaaatcattttaaaaatttcaatttggtcgttaaatttttaaaaactttaatttagtctcaaaaattttaagaaatgcaTCAATTTAGTCTTTTTCATCCAACTAAAGGTGGGCATGGTGGTGTTGACAATAATAGTGATGTATAGGCAGGGAAGGAGGTGGCAGTGTGTTGGCGTTGATGGTAAACAGTTGTGGTGTTTATGGAAGAAAGATTGGGATGGTGGCTGCGGTGGTGCTTAGGGAATTAAATCTGAagctttttagaaaataataaatatagtggTAGCTAAAAtctatgtaaaagaaaattgtcAAAATACATAATTCAAACGACGTTAGTTTAATTGAATGGAAATGACTAAATTGatgtattttttaacaaattggGAACCAATTTaaagcttttaaaaatttgggatCAAATTGaagcttataaaataatttgaggaCCAAACTGATAATTAAGcaaattaaaagagtttttttttagtaaatgttAAGTGtacaaaatgattttaattcATAAGAAAGTTTAATTAGtgtttatcaataaatttatcatgtgaGATATGATGAAGGCAGGGTAGCTAGGATACGAacagtgatagaattagaaactTTTCTTACTGGGGGCAAGAAAGAGTTTAGATTAATATATGTTCTTTGtcttcataaatataaaaatgtttcaaattgttccaaattcaaaatttcaatgttttttgTCCTCACAATATTAAAATGGGTCAATTTTAGGCAAGAAGGaaggtttaaatatttgaacttatatgtattatttttttgcatcatttatatgtataactgatgtaaaaaatattatgtttatatttGTTATATGCATAGTTGATGTAAAAAACTCATTATTGTAGGTTCAAATTTACCTGAATCTACATCCAGTAAGTAACAAATTTCAATCTTGTGAGGATAAAAAGATATACTAAAAAATTTGCAAATACGAATTTTGAGCATTTCTATATTTATGAGGgcgaaaaacatattttagtgaatagtttataatattttcacaAACTTCTACAAAATACATGTCATgacaaaaagattttaaaataactaagtttctataaattattgatgGACCCTtacttgagaagcttctatggaggctaaaTCTTTGAGCTCCAACAAGGTCCTTCAATAGTGATTTTTAGCCATGGAGTtgcagcggaagataaaggagaagaggtg
This region includes:
- the LOC114382203 gene encoding RNA polymerase sigma factor sigE, chloroplastic/mitochondrial-like isoform X1; the encoded protein is MGVITVSTSAARTPLRLNTRLISHQQVHKRPIILAFKGNKSNKTTLVSPQEKIPLPLETAKKHQKRVGKTSESLKRVRAVSTVETSPCTLDVDYNEAAAKLENIYKLSPVSDTCNVEDIDSKIERVLRRRKKVSEERDDGNCDNVVRNQNKKAKRLSLDKRIALKNNAKEEVIDQTQKKRNVKNRVQNIDVLIRDYSASTDLVSMDWKKMKIPPVLPSSEHAWLFKLMQPMKALLQAKEDLKEVDKEITGGELADATNMSIIQVRKAIEVGRAARNKLIKHNLRLVLFVINKYFQDFASGPRFQDLCQAGVKGLITAIDRFEPKRRLQLSTYSLFWIRHSIVRSITLSSFTRVPFGLERVRVDIQRTKLKLTFELQRSPTEEELVERIGISLERYHEVMKASKPILSLHSRHITTQEEYINGITDVDGVNGDNRRQLAVLRLALDDVLDSLKPKESLVIRQRYGLDGKGDRTLGEIAGNLNISREIVRKHEVKALMKLKHPARLDYLRRYVV
- the LOC114382203 gene encoding RNA polymerase sigma factor sigE, chloroplastic/mitochondrial-like isoform X2, coding for MGVITVSTSAARTPLRLNTRLISHQQEKIPLPLETAKKHQKRVGKTSESLKRVRAVSTVETSPCTLDVDYNEAAAKLENIYKLSPVSDTCNVEDIDSKIERVLRRRKKVSEERDDGNCDNVVRNQNKKAKRLSLDKRIALKNNAKEEVIDQTQKKRNVKNRVQNIDVLIRDYSASTDLVSMDWKKMKIPPVLPSSEHAWLFKLMQPMKALLQAKEDLKEVDKEITGGELADATNMSIIQVRKAIEVGRAARNKLIKHNLRLVLFVINKYFQDFASGPRFQDLCQAGVKGLITAIDRFEPKRRLQLSTYSLFWIRHSIVRSITLSSFTRVPFGLERVRVDIQRTKLKLTFELQRSPTEEELVERIGISLERYHEVMKASKPILSLHSRHITTQEEYINGITDVDGVNGDNRRQLAVLRLALDDVLDSLKPKESLVIRQRYGLDGKGDRTLGEIAGNLNISREIVRKHEVKALMKLKHPARLDYLRRYVV